In Arachis hypogaea cultivar Tifrunner chromosome 17, arahy.Tifrunner.gnm2.J5K5, whole genome shotgun sequence, a single window of DNA contains:
- the LOC112763772 gene encoding protein FAR1-RELATED SEQUENCE 9-like has translation MAYLRGTFCAGYRTTSRCEGINAFIKGFLKSTDSVLELVHSLDQVVKDYRNNEVTAQFYSAYYTPVLTTSLDLIELFATKVNTRAVFREVKKQIKGVATLLIRGKESISMTSVYQFSKMGKPNKTHRVLYDPNEEKIECECSMWNSEGIPCSHIFCVMKFEGLEEIPARLILSRWCKDAKDRRSKPPQVTDGHRGRLL, from the coding sequence ATGGCCTACCTGAGGGGCACATTCTGTGCGGGATACAGGACAACTTCAAGGTGTGAAGGGATCAATGCTTTTATTAAGGGTTTTCTTAAATCAACGGATAGCGTCCTGGAACTCGTACACAGTTTAGACCAGGTTGTTAAAGACTATAGGAACAACGAAGTAACAGCCCAATTCTATTCCGCATATTATACTCCGGTTCTAACGACTAGCCTTGATTTGATTGAGCTTTTCGCAACAAAGGTGAATACTCGAGCGGTTTTTAGAGAAGTGAAAAAACAAATTAAGGGTGTGGCAACGTTACTAATTCGGGGCAAGGAGAGCATTAGCATGACCAGTGTTTACCAGTTTTCGAAAATGGGAAAACCCAACAAAACACATAGGGTCTTGTATGATCCGAATGAGGAGAAGATTGAATGTGAGTGTTCAATGTGGAATAGCGAGGGTATTCCTTGCAGTCATATCTTCTGTGTGATGAAGTTCGAGGGACTGGAAGAAATACCGGCTAGGCTTATTCTAAGTAGATGGTGCAAGGATGCAAAGGATCGCAGGTCGAAGCCCCCGCAGGTTACAGATGGCCATCGAGGACGCTTACTTTGA